From Afipia carboxidovorans OM5, one genomic window encodes:
- the mazG gene encoding nucleoside triphosphate pyrophosphohydrolase, which produces MKPPSNPTDIAALLEVMAALRTPVGGCPWDLEQTFETIAPYTIEEAYEVADAITRHDLDDLREELGDLLLQVVYHARMAEEQGAFAFPDVVAAVVTKMVRRHPHVFGDEAGRMSPDEVKAAWERIKAEEKAERAARRGELPVQQPSLLSSVKTGQPALAHALALQQKAGTVGFDWNDPRAVLAKIREEADEIEAALDGGDAREIAAETGDLLFAVVNLARHAKVDPDMALRSASTKFERRFGYIEQELAKRGKALGAATLDEMEALWCEAKQAEKE; this is translated from the coding sequence ATGAAACCGCCTTCGAACCCGACCGATATTGCTGCTCTCCTTGAAGTGATGGCGGCGTTGCGAACGCCTGTCGGCGGCTGCCCGTGGGATCTGGAGCAGACGTTCGAGACGATCGCGCCCTACACCATCGAGGAAGCTTACGAGGTAGCCGACGCGATCACGCGGCATGACCTCGACGATCTGCGCGAGGAGTTGGGCGATCTTCTGCTGCAGGTCGTCTATCACGCCCGCATGGCGGAGGAGCAAGGCGCGTTCGCCTTCCCCGACGTGGTGGCGGCCGTCGTCACCAAGATGGTCCGCCGCCATCCGCATGTATTCGGTGACGAGGCCGGGCGGATGTCGCCGGACGAGGTGAAGGCTGCGTGGGAGCGGATCAAGGCGGAAGAGAAAGCCGAACGCGCTGCACGACGTGGGGAGCTGCCAGTGCAACAGCCCTCCTTGCTCTCATCGGTGAAAACGGGTCAGCCTGCGCTTGCTCACGCACTCGCGCTTCAGCAGAAGGCCGGCACGGTCGGCTTCGACTGGAACGATCCGCGCGCGGTGCTCGCCAAGATCCGCGAGGAAGCCGACGAGATCGAAGCCGCACTCGACGGCGGTGACGCCAGGGAAATCGCGGCGGAGACCGGCGATCTCCTGTTTGCCGTGGTCAATCTCGCGCGGCACGCCAAGGTCGATCCGGATATGGCGTTGCGTTCCGCCTCCACAAAATTCGAGCGGCGCTTTGGCTACATCGAGCAGGAACTGGCAAAACGCGGCAAGGCGCTCGGTGCAGCGACGCTCGATGAGATGGAAGCGCTGTGGTGCGAGGCAAAGCAGGCGGAGAAGGAGTAG
- a CDS encoding sensor histidine kinase NtrY-like, which produces MTALETSASIEPPIAEPRGKRLRRLLMPIAVALALISACLTFVVLTGLTPIVPTHSVVITFLLINAGTILLLLLIIGREIWLVIQARRRGRAAARLHVQIVALFSVIAVLPAVLVSIVANVTLDRGLDRLFSGPTKAVIENSLTIANAYLYEHAQLIRGDVLGMANDLANARPLWDQDRQSFRAVLTQNAKARDLPGAMIIDKDSNVLETTANGVAQSFTTPAPDFLANVNEDDPQIGVFIQQNYVAAVIRLRAFQDTFLYVARLLDPRVVGQLRQTQASVAEYSELESRKLGIQVAFALMFTVIALSVLMSAVLIGLNFSNRLVAPIRRLMSAANLVSTGDLHVQVPVIKSEGDLANLGETFNKMTQELRTQRDELVSASNMIDSRRRFIEAVLSSASAGIIGVDGNGIIGILNRSAEKLIGLVETEAIDHPLSDVVPELNELMESAKSGSHRLLQGEIEINRAGIARNLSVRITGEQSGQAQEGYIITLDDITELVSAQRTSAWADVARRIAHEIKNPLTPIQLSAERIRRKFGKTITEDRAIFDQCTDTIVRQVDDIRRMVDEFSKFARMPKPVFEGEDVADTVRQAVFLMRVGHPDIEIEADIKQDPMRANFDRRLISQALTNIIKNATEAIGAVPPDELGKGRIEVTAARDGDDVLIDVVDNGIGLPKESRARLLEPYVTTREKGTGLGLAIVGRVLEDHGGKIELNDASNIKPGQRGAWVRLRFAVSGRPKDSDVKTSDTPQNTEAEVSHGE; this is translated from the coding sequence ATGACCGCTTTAGAGACTTCGGCCTCGATCGAACCTCCTATCGCTGAACCGCGGGGCAAGCGGCTGCGCCGGCTCCTGATGCCGATCGCCGTTGCCCTGGCGCTGATCTCTGCCTGCCTGACCTTCGTGGTGCTGACCGGGCTCACCCCGATCGTGCCCACCCATTCGGTGGTCATCACCTTCCTGCTGATCAATGCCGGCACCATCCTGCTGTTGCTCCTGATCATCGGGCGGGAAATCTGGCTGGTGATCCAGGCACGGCGGCGGGGCCGGGCGGCCGCCCGGCTGCACGTCCAGATCGTTGCCCTGTTCTCGGTGATCGCGGTGCTGCCGGCGGTGCTGGTGTCGATCGTCGCCAACGTCACGCTCGACCGCGGCCTCGACCGGCTGTTCTCGGGCCCGACCAAGGCCGTGATCGAGAACTCGCTGACCATCGCCAATGCCTATCTCTACGAGCATGCACAACTGATCCGTGGTGATGTGCTCGGCATGGCGAACGACCTCGCCAACGCGCGCCCACTATGGGACCAGGACCGCCAGAGCTTTCGTGCGGTGCTGACGCAAAACGCCAAGGCGCGCGACCTGCCGGGCGCGATGATTATCGACAAGGACAGCAACGTCCTCGAGACGACTGCGAACGGCGTTGCCCAGAGCTTCACCACGCCGGCTCCGGACTTCCTCGCCAACGTCAATGAGGACGATCCGCAGATCGGCGTGTTCATCCAGCAGAACTACGTCGCCGCCGTGATCCGGCTGCGCGCGTTTCAGGATACATTCCTCTATGTCGCGCGGCTCCTCGATCCGCGCGTGGTGGGGCAATTGCGCCAGACCCAGGCGAGCGTCGCCGAATACAGCGAGCTGGAATCGCGCAAGCTCGGCATTCAGGTCGCGTTTGCGCTGATGTTCACCGTGATCGCGCTCTCGGTCTTGATGTCGGCGGTGCTGATCGGCCTCAATTTCTCCAACCGCCTCGTGGCGCCGATCCGGCGGCTGATGAGCGCGGCGAACCTCGTCTCGACCGGCGACCTGCACGTTCAGGTGCCGGTGATCAAGTCCGAGGGCGACCTCGCCAATCTCGGTGAGACCTTCAACAAGATGACGCAGGAGTTGCGCACCCAGCGCGACGAACTCGTCAGTGCCAGCAACATGATCGACAGCCGCCGCCGCTTCATCGAGGCGGTGTTGTCGTCGGCAAGCGCGGGCATCATCGGGGTCGATGGCAACGGCATCATCGGCATTCTCAACCGCTCGGCAGAAAAGCTGATCGGGCTCGTCGAGACGGAGGCGATCGACCATCCGCTCTCGGATGTGGTACCCGAACTCAACGAGTTGATGGAGAGCGCGAAAAGCGGCTCACACCGCCTGCTGCAGGGTGAAATCGAGATCAACCGCGCGGGCATCGCGCGCAATCTCTCCGTCCGCATCACCGGCGAGCAGTCGGGGCAGGCGCAGGAAGGCTACATCATCACGCTCGACGACATCACCGAACTTGTCTCCGCACAGCGCACCTCGGCGTGGGCCGACGTCGCGCGCCGTATCGCCCACGAGATCAAGAATCCGCTGACCCCGATCCAGCTCTCGGCCGAGCGCATCCGCCGTAAATTCGGCAAGACCATCACAGAGGATCGTGCGATTTTCGACCAGTGCACCGACACCATCGTGCGTCAGGTCGATGACATCCGCCGCATGGTGGATGAATTCTCGAAGTTCGCGCGGATGCCGAAGCCGGTGTTCGAGGGCGAGGACGTCGCCGACACCGTGCGGCAGGCGGTGTTCCTGATGCGCGTCGGCCATCCCGACATCGAGATCGAGGCCGACATCAAGCAGGACCCGATGCGGGCGAATTTCGACCGCCGGCTGATTTCGCAGGCGCTGACCAACATCATCAAGAACGCCACGGAAGCGATCGGCGCGGTGCCGCCGGACGAACTTGGCAAGGGGCGCATTGAAGTCACCGCCGCGCGGGACGGCGATGACGTGCTGATCGACGTGGTCGATAACGGCATCGGCCTGCCCAAGGAAAGCCGCGCGCGGCTTCTCGAGCCTTACGTCACGACCCGCGAAAAGGGCACCGGCCTTGGTCTCGCGATCGTCGGCCGCGTGCTCGAGGATCATGGCGGCAAGATCGAATTGAACGACGCCTCGAACATCAAGCCGGGGCAGAGGGGCGCATGGGTGCGGCTACGCTTTGCCGTCTCCGGTCGCCCGAAAGACAGCGACGTGAAGACCAGCGACACGCCACAAAATACGGAAGCGGAAGTAAGCCATGGCGAATGA
- a CDS encoding sigma-54-dependent transcriptional regulator, which produces MANDILIVDDEADIRDLVAGILDDEGYKTRTARDSDSALAEIATRRPNLIFLDIWMQGSKLDGLQLLEQIKKDHADVPVVMISGHGNIETAVAAIKRGAYDFIEKPFKADRLVLVATRALENSRLKREVRELKQLAPASNTLVGKSPCMNQLRQTIDRAGKANSRILIVGPSGAGKELVARTLHNLSSRAGGPFVVINAATITPERMEVELFGVELADGETGRKAGALEEAHGGTLFIDEIADMPRETQNKILRVLVDQTFQRAGGTNKVNVDVRIISSTSRNLEAEIAEGRFREDLYHRLSVVPIRVPPLSERREDIPELVDYFMDQISSTTGLPKRRIGEDAMAVLQSHVWPGNVRQLRNNIERVMILAGGDPEATITADMLPQDVGSMIPAMPTGVNGEHIMGLSLREAREVFERDYLIAQISRFSGNISRTAEFVGMERSALHRKLKALGVG; this is translated from the coding sequence ATGGCGAATGACATTCTGATCGTTGACGACGAAGCCGACATCCGCGACCTCGTCGCCGGTATTCTCGATGACGAGGGCTACAAGACCCGCACGGCGCGCGACAGCGACTCCGCACTTGCGGAGATCGCGACGCGCCGGCCGAACCTGATCTTCCTCGATATCTGGATGCAGGGCAGCAAGCTCGACGGGCTGCAGCTTCTTGAACAGATCAAGAAGGATCATGCCGATGTTCCGGTCGTGATGATCTCCGGCCATGGCAACATCGAAACCGCCGTCGCTGCGATCAAGCGCGGCGCCTACGACTTCATCGAGAAGCCGTTCAAGGCGGATCGTCTCGTGCTGGTTGCCACCCGCGCGCTGGAGAACTCACGGCTGAAGCGCGAGGTGCGCGAGCTAAAACAGCTTGCACCGGCTTCGAACACGCTGGTCGGAAAATCGCCGTGCATGAACCAGTTGCGCCAGACCATCGACCGCGCCGGCAAGGCCAACAGCCGCATTCTCATCGTCGGGCCGTCGGGTGCGGGTAAGGAGCTTGTCGCGCGCACGCTGCATAATCTGTCGAGCCGCGCAGGCGGGCCGTTTGTCGTCATCAACGCCGCAACGATTACGCCAGAGCGCATGGAGGTCGAACTGTTCGGCGTCGAGCTCGCCGATGGCGAGACCGGCCGCAAGGCGGGCGCGCTTGAAGAGGCGCATGGCGGCACGCTCTTTATCGATGAAATCGCCGATATGCCGCGCGAGACGCAGAACAAGATTCTGCGCGTGCTGGTCGATCAGACCTTCCAGCGCGCCGGCGGCACCAACAAGGTCAACGTCGATGTGCGGATCATTTCGTCCACCTCGCGCAATCTCGAAGCGGAGATTGCGGAAGGGCGCTTCCGCGAGGATCTCTACCATCGGCTCTCGGTGGTGCCGATCCGGGTGCCGCCGCTGTCGGAGCGGCGCGAGGATATCCCCGAACTCGTCGATTACTTCATGGACCAGATTTCGAGCACGACCGGCCTGCCGAAGCGCCGGATCGGCGAGGACGCGATGGCGGTGCTGCAATCGCATGTCTGGCCGGGCAACGTCCGCCAGTTGCGCAACAATATCGAGCGCGTGATGATTTTGGCCGGCGGCGATCCGGAAGCGACCATCACCGCGGACATGCTGCCGCAGGACGTCGGCTCGATGATCCCGGCGATGCCGACCGGCGTCAACGGCGAGCACATCATGGGGCTGTCGTTGCGCGAGGCCCGCGAGGTGTTCGAGCGCGACTATCTGATTGCGCAGATCAGCCGCTTTTCCGGTAACATCTCGCGCACGGCGGAATTCGTCGGCATGGAGCGCTCGGCGCTGCATCGCAAGCTCAAGGCGCTGGGAGTCGGCTGA
- a CDS encoding D-amino-acid transaminase: MARIAYVNGRYLDLREASVNIEDRGYQFSDGIYEVCEIRDGALVDWPRHRARLKRSLGEVRIAMPMGEAALTAVLHEVMRRNRVHYGLIYLQVTRGVAHREHSFPSPSVKPSLVVTAKNLSFAKNEAQAAHGIAVITLPENRWPRVDIKSVALLPNVLAKQQAKEQGAYEAWFVDRDGFVTEGSSSNAWIVTKSGTIVTRSADSGILPGITRAVLQEVLAALQMRFEERPFTPQEAEEAAEAFVTAATQIVMPVVKIDGKPIGNGVPGPIAAKLRSHFHGFSTFS; the protein is encoded by the coding sequence ATGGCCCGTATCGCTTACGTCAACGGCCGCTATCTCGATCTGCGCGAGGCGTCCGTCAATATAGAGGATCGCGGCTATCAGTTTTCAGACGGTATCTACGAGGTCTGCGAAATCCGCGACGGCGCGCTCGTCGACTGGCCGCGTCATCGCGCACGGTTGAAGCGTTCGCTCGGCGAAGTACGGATCGCGATGCCGATGGGCGAGGCGGCGCTGACCGCCGTGCTGCATGAGGTGATGCGGCGCAATCGCGTCCATTACGGGCTGATCTATCTGCAGGTCACGCGCGGCGTGGCCCATCGCGAGCATTCCTTCCCGTCTCCGTCTGTGAAGCCGAGTCTCGTGGTCACCGCGAAGAATCTCAGCTTCGCGAAGAACGAGGCGCAGGCCGCGCACGGCATCGCCGTCATCACCCTGCCGGAGAATCGCTGGCCGCGGGTCGATATCAAATCGGTCGCGCTGCTGCCGAACGTGCTCGCCAAGCAGCAGGCCAAGGAGCAGGGGGCCTATGAGGCCTGGTTCGTCGACCGCGACGGATTCGTCACCGAAGGTTCATCCAGCAACGCCTGGATCGTGACCAAATCCGGCACCATCGTCACGCGTTCGGCCGACAGCGGCATCCTGCCCGGCATCACCCGGGCCGTGTTGCAGGAAGTGCTGGCGGCGCTGCAGATGCGATTCGAGGAACGTCCGTTCACGCCGCAGGAGGCGGAAGAAGCTGCGGAAGCATTCGTGACGGCCGCGACCCAGATCGTGATGCCGGTGGTCAAGATCGACGGCAAGCCGATTGGCAACGGCGTACCGGGGCCGATCGCCGCCAAGCTCCGCAGCCATTTTCACGGTTTTTCGACATTTTCTTGA
- the queC gene encoding 7-cyano-7-deazaguanine synthase QueC, translating to MNNPLDKPLDDAALVLFSGGQDSATCLAWVLSRFARVETVGFDYGQRHAIELECRSTLIERFKAIKPEWKARLGEAHTLAIPTLAEISDTALTRDIAIEMDKGGLPNTFVPGRNLLFLTLAAALGYRRGIRHIVGGMCETDYSGYPDCRDETIKSLNVAINQGMGRDFELHTPLMWRDKGETWALAHELGGDALVDLIVQHSHTCYLGERGALHDWGYGCGECPACRLRAAGWAKYKTA from the coding sequence ATGAACAATCCCTTGGATAAGCCCCTCGACGATGCCGCGCTGGTGCTGTTTTCCGGCGGTCAGGATTCCGCAACCTGTCTTGCCTGGGTACTGTCGCGCTTTGCGCGCGTCGAGACGGTCGGCTTCGACTACGGTCAGCGGCACGCGATCGAGCTCGAATGCCGTTCGACGCTGATCGAGAGATTCAAGGCGATCAAGCCGGAGTGGAAGGCGAGGCTCGGCGAGGCGCATACGCTCGCCATTCCAACGCTGGCGGAAATTTCCGATACGGCCCTGACGCGCGACATCGCGATCGAGATGGACAAGGGTGGCCTCCCCAACACGTTCGTGCCCGGCCGCAATCTGCTGTTTCTCACCCTCGCCGCCGCGCTCGGCTATCGACGCGGCATCCGGCACATCGTCGGCGGCATGTGCGAGACGGATTATTCCGGGTATCCGGACTGCCGCGACGAGACGATCAAATCGCTCAACGTCGCGATCAATCAGGGCATGGGGCGCGATTTCGAACTGCACACGCCGTTGATGTGGCGCGACAAGGGGGAGACATGGGCCTTAGCGCATGAGCTTGGCGGCGACGCGCTGGTCGATCTCATCGTGCAGCATTCTCACACATGCTATCTCGGCGAACGCGGCGCGCTGCACGACTGGGGTTATGGCTGCGGCGAATGCCCTGCGTGCCGGTTGCGTGCTGCCGGATGGGCTAAGTACAAAACAGCCTGA
- a CDS encoding glycosyltransferase family 4 protein: protein MKILLLTSEFTPANGGIGTYAREVAAAAWELGAEVTVVAPDYGRSIDDSNLPFKVSRFHGGLHSMRDLPAKIRLVRSEISKVYYDIVHAADWPFFIPVAMSRHQIDGRMMLTVHGTEINETQTPLKRLAIRGAGVFGPRVEVVANSGFTRDLFCDRFPVNRARVNAVSLGVSDFWFGPRKRKVQARWQYGIEANRIAMVTVARITRRKGHHLTLAALERLPESIRKSITWLVVGPPGEADYVQEFREKVERSPCDVRLLGALTDQEIHDLYSGADFFCLTGVPDTSGRVEGFGLVYLEAAACGLPSVATAIGGVPDAVIDNKTGLLTDAAPNAVADAILRMAADGELRTNLANAAKFHAHEMSWRRCAGQTYGLPYTSLSHPMPEHDLIGLAPIFDDPADAHRPMMH, encoded by the coding sequence GTGAAAATTCTGCTGCTCACCAGTGAGTTCACGCCGGCGAATGGCGGCATCGGCACCTACGCACGCGAGGTCGCCGCCGCGGCGTGGGAGCTTGGCGCCGAGGTCACCGTGGTTGCGCCGGATTATGGCCGCTCGATCGACGATAGCAACCTGCCGTTCAAGGTGTCGCGCTTCCATGGCGGCCTGCATTCGATGCGCGATCTGCCGGCCAAGATCAGGCTCGTGCGTAGCGAGATTTCCAAGGTCTATTACGACATCGTTCATGCCGCGGATTGGCCGTTCTTCATTCCCGTTGCGATGTCGCGTCATCAAATCGACGGCCGCATGATGCTGACCGTGCACGGCACGGAGATCAACGAGACCCAGACGCCGCTGAAGCGGCTTGCGATCCGCGGCGCGGGCGTGTTCGGTCCACGTGTGGAGGTCGTCGCAAACAGCGGATTTACCCGCGATCTGTTCTGCGATCGTTTCCCGGTCAACCGTGCGCGGGTGAATGCCGTATCACTTGGCGTGTCCGATTTCTGGTTCGGTCCGCGTAAGCGGAAGGTGCAGGCGCGCTGGCAATACGGGATCGAGGCCAACCGTATCGCGATGGTGACGGTTGCGCGCATCACCCGGCGGAAAGGCCATCACCTCACGCTGGCGGCGCTCGAGCGTCTGCCAGAGTCCATCCGTAAATCCATCACCTGGCTGGTGGTCGGCCCGCCGGGCGAAGCTGATTACGTGCAGGAGTTTCGCGAGAAGGTCGAGCGGTCGCCATGCGACGTTCGCCTCCTCGGCGCACTGACCGATCAGGAAATCCACGATCTCTATTCCGGCGCGGATTTCTTCTGCCTCACCGGCGTGCCGGATACGTCGGGCCGGGTCGAAGGCTTCGGTCTCGTCTATCTGGAGGCGGCGGCGTGCGGGCTGCCGAGCGTGGCGACTGCGATCGGCGGCGTTCCCGATGCAGTGATCGACAACAAGACTGGGCTTTTGACAGACGCTGCACCGAACGCTGTTGCCGATGCGATCTTGCGAATGGCCGCCGACGGTGAATTGCGGACCAACCTTGCGAATGCCGCAAAATTTCATGCGCACGAGATGTCGTGGCGCCGCTGTGCCGGCCAGACCTATGGCCTACCCTACACCTCGCTCTCCCATCCGATGCCCGAGCACGATCTGATCGGATTGGCGCCGATATTCGACGATCCGGCGGATGCGCATCGCCCGATGATGCACTGA
- the hfq gene encoding RNA chaperone Hfq — protein sequence MAADRAQNLQDTFLNHVRKSKTPLTIFLVNGVKLQGIVTWFDNFCLLLRRDGHSQLVYKHAISTIMPGAPISLFEGGEDTPA from the coding sequence ATGGCAGCCGACCGCGCACAAAATCTGCAAGACACGTTTCTCAATCATGTTCGCAAATCGAAAACCCCGCTGACGATTTTCCTCGTCAACGGCGTCAAGTTGCAGGGCATTGTCACCTGGTTTGACAATTTCTGCCTGCTGCTGCGGCGGGATGGGCACTCGCAGCTTGTCTACAAGCACGCGATTTCGACCATCATGCCCGGCGCACCGATTTCGCTGTTCGAGGGCGGCGAGGACACTCCAGCTTGA
- the hflX gene encoding GTPase HflX — MDPRSFGGAADRPGSGGPAQGQTTGRVLVVGPYLRARRGSADIATIGSDAVRDPQARLDEAAGLARAIDLTVAEALIAPLSEIRPATYLGKGKVEDILGLIKAHDVDLVVMDCALSPIQQRNLEKEWNAKVLDRTGLILEIFGRRAKTREGTLQVELAHLIYQRSRLVRSWTHLERQRGGFGFMGGPGETQIEADRRMIGERITRIENDLKKVQATRRLHRAGRKRVPYRVVALVGYTNAGKSTLFNRLTRADVQAADMLFATLDPTLRALRLPHGGKAMISDTVGFISDLPTMLVAAFRATLEEVIEADVILHVRDISHEDAEAQERDVDHVLRQLGIGTESGHRIIEVWNKIDCFSPEERENLARIAARRPADHPCFLVSAETGEGIDALLAAIEERLAALRTVLELRIDAADGEGISWIHRNAEVLEKTLDDDHFDMVIRVDETKRDTAIARFQAVPREA, encoded by the coding sequence TTGGACCCGCGTAGCTTCGGCGGGGCAGCCGACCGGCCGGGTTCTGGGGGACCGGCGCAGGGGCAGACGACGGGCCGCGTGCTTGTTGTCGGCCCGTATCTTCGTGCGCGCCGCGGCAGCGCCGACATTGCCACTATAGGCTCCGATGCCGTGCGCGATCCGCAAGCCCGCCTCGATGAGGCTGCCGGTCTTGCGCGTGCGATCGACCTTACGGTTGCGGAGGCGCTGATCGCGCCGCTGTCCGAAATCCGCCCGGCGACTTATCTCGGCAAGGGCAAGGTCGAAGACATTCTCGGCCTCATCAAGGCGCACGACGTCGATCTCGTGGTGATGGATTGCGCGTTGTCGCCGATCCAGCAGCGCAATCTCGAGAAGGAATGGAACGCCAAGGTGCTCGACCGCACCGGCCTCATTCTCGAAATCTTCGGCCGTCGCGCCAAGACCCGCGAAGGCACGCTGCAGGTCGAACTCGCGCATCTGATCTATCAGCGCAGCCGCCTCGTCCGCTCATGGACGCATCTGGAGCGTCAGCGTGGCGGCTTCGGATTCATGGGCGGCCCGGGCGAAACGCAAATCGAGGCCGACCGCCGCATGATCGGCGAGCGCATCACGCGGATCGAAAATGATCTGAAGAAGGTTCAAGCGACGCGGCGGCTGCATCGTGCCGGGCGCAAGCGCGTGCCGTATCGTGTCGTCGCGCTCGTCGGTTACACCAACGCCGGCAAGTCGACGCTGTTCAATCGCTTGACGCGCGCCGACGTGCAGGCTGCCGACATGCTGTTTGCGACGCTCGATCCGACGCTGCGCGCATTACGATTGCCGCATGGCGGCAAAGCGATGATCTCCGACACCGTGGGGTTCATCTCGGACCTTCCGACCATGCTGGTCGCGGCCTTCCGCGCGACGCTGGAAGAAGTGATCGAGGCCGACGTCATCCTGCATGTGCGCGATATCTCGCACGAGGATGCCGAAGCGCAGGAGCGCGATGTCGATCACGTGCTGCGGCAGTTGGGGATCGGCACGGAGTCCGGCCATCGCATCATCGAGGTCTGGAACAAGATCGATTGTTTTTCGCCCGAGGAGCGCGAAAACCTCGCACGCATCGCCGCGCGCCGGCCCGCGGATCATCCGTGCTTTCTGGTGTCGGCGGAGACCGGCGAGGGGATCGACGCGCTGCTTGCGGCAATCGAGGAACGGCTCGCCGCCCTGCGCACCGTTCTCGAACTGCGCATCGATGCCGCCGACGGAGAGGGCATCAGCTGGATTCACCGCAATGCCGAGGTGCTGGAAAAGACGCTCGACGACGACCATTTCGACATGGTGATCCGCGTCGATGAAACCAAGCGCGATACAGCCATTGCGCGGTTTCAGGCCGTGCCACGCGAGGCGTAG
- a CDS encoding class I SAM-dependent methyltransferase: protein MFSRRGFPRASGQPVLIDFERSIFERAAYDDDRGSVFKRDDTGRGFGVRVRRMLTGSNPVTPEKSKEMVKLLKRENKAPVVLVIGGGAIGAGADPLYDTEHIQIVGTDVYASNNTDVVADGHFLPFRDEVFDAVWIQAVLEHVLDPPAVVAEIYRVLKPGGIVYADTPFIQQVHEQAYDFTRFTLSGHRWLFRRFEEIDSGAVGGAGKALVWSIRYVALSLGFNTRVATLVALPFFWLRFIDYFAKPGPKSDAASGVFFFGRRSETALNAKDMLRYYASKHPR from the coding sequence GTGTTCTCCAGGCGCGGTTTTCCGCGCGCCAGCGGCCAACCCGTTCTCATCGACTTCGAGCGCAGCATCTTCGAGCGCGCGGCCTATGACGACGATCGCGGATCGGTGTTCAAGCGAGACGACACCGGCCGCGGTTTCGGCGTTCGCGTGCGCCGGATGCTGACCGGCTCCAATCCGGTGACGCCCGAAAAATCGAAAGAGATGGTCAAGCTGCTCAAGCGCGAAAACAAGGCGCCGGTTGTTTTGGTCATCGGCGGCGGTGCGATCGGCGCCGGGGCCGATCCTCTTTACGATACCGAGCACATTCAGATCGTCGGCACCGACGTCTATGCCTCCAACAACACGGATGTCGTCGCCGACGGACATTTTCTCCCGTTTCGTGACGAGGTGTTCGATGCGGTCTGGATTCAGGCTGTCCTTGAGCATGTGCTCGATCCGCCCGCTGTCGTCGCGGAAATCTATCGTGTCCTGAAACCCGGCGGCATCGTCTATGCCGATACGCCATTCATCCAGCAGGTGCACGAACAGGCTTATGACTTCACGCGGTTTACGTTAAGCGGGCATCGCTGGCTGTTCCGCCGTTTCGAGGAAATCGACTCCGGCGCGGTCGGCGGGGCCGGCAAGGCGCTGGTCTGGTCGATCCGTTATGTCGCGCTGTCGCTCGGTTTCAACACCCGCGTTGCGACGCTCGTCGCACTGCCGTTCTTTTGGCTGCGGTTCATCGATTATTTTGCCAAGCCCGGCCCGAAATCCGACGCAGCCAGCGGCGTGTTCTTCTTCGGCCGCCGCTCCGAAACGGCGCTCAACGCCAAGGACATGCTACGCTATTACGCATCCAAGCATCCACGCTGA